A stretch of the Cheilinus undulatus linkage group 11, ASM1832078v1, whole genome shotgun sequence genome encodes the following:
- the sdf4 gene encoding 45 kDa calcium-binding protein: MSVWRKLWRRNCLAVSLLCYILLHAVDVHARPANMSAAKDKSPSTKDENEILPPDHLNGVKMEMDGHLNKDFHQEVFLGKDMEEFDEDSEPRRNRKKLVEIFSKVDFNKDRSVSAKEMQRWIMEKTEEHFQEAMVENKNSFRAVDPDGDGHVTWDEYRVKFLASKGFNEKEMAEKIKNNEDLKLDEETQEVLESLKDRWFQADNPPADQLLNEQEFLSFLHPEHSRGMLKYMVTEIVRDLDQDGDKKLTLSEFISLPVGTVENQQAQDIDDDWVRERKKEFEDVIDANHDGIVTMEELEEYMDPMNEHNALNEAKQMIAVADENQNHSLELDEILKYSEYFTGSKLMDYARNVHEEF; encoded by the exons ATGTCTGTTTGGAGAAAGCTATGGCGCAGGAACTGCCTAGCTGTGTCCCTGCTTTGCTACATCCTGCTACACGCCGTGGATGTGCATGCACGGCCAGCCAACATGTCCGCCGCAAAAGACAAATCTCCATCTACCAAGGATGAGAATGAGATCCTTCCCCCTGACCACCTGAACGGAGTGAAGATGGAGATGGACGGCCACCTTAATAAGGACTTTCACCAGGAGGTGTTTTTGGGTAAAGATATGGAGGAGTTCGATGAGGACTCGGAGCCCAGAAGGAACAGAAAGAAGCTTGTTGAAATTTTCTCAAA AGTTGATTTCAACAAAGACAGGAGTGTGAGTGCTAAGGAGATGCAGCGCTGGATTATGGAGAAGACAGAAGAGCATTTTCAGGAGGCCATGGTGGAGAACAAGAACAGTTTCCGAGCTGTTGACCCAGATGGTGATG GTCATGTGACTTGGGATGAGTACAGAGTCAAATTCCTGGCCAGCAAAGGTTTCAATGAAAAGGAGATGGCTGAGAAGATAAAGAACAATGAAGATCTGAAACTGGATGAGGAAA CTCAGGAGGTTTTGGAAAGCCTGAAGGACCGCTGGTTTCAAGCCGACAACCCCCCAGCAGACCAGCTGCTGAATGAGCAGGAGTTCCTGTCTTTCCTTCATCCCGAACACAGCAGAGGGATGCTCAAATACATGGTGACGGAGATTGTAAGAGACTTAG ACCAAGATGGTGATAAGAAGCTGACCCTCTCAGAGTTTATCTCCTTACCTGTGGGCACCGTGGAGAACCAGCAAGCTCAGGACATCGACGACGATTgggtgagagagaggaagaaggagtTTGAGGATGTCATTGATGCAAACCATGATGGCATCGTAACCATGGAGGAACTGGAG GAGTACATGGACCCAATGAACGAGCACAACGCTTTAAACGAGGCCAAGCAGATGATCGCAGTTGCTGATGAAAACCAGAATCATAGCCTGGAGCTGGACGAGATCCTTAAATACAGCGAATACTTCACAGGCAGTAAGCTGATGGATTACGCCAGAAATGTTCACGAGGAGTTCTGA